The Chryseolinea soli nucleotide sequence CCCGATCACGGACAAACAATTCACCGTTGAGTTGAACGATGTGATGGATACACCGGCGCAAGTTGCCGTTTTGGATGGAGCAGGCACGATCATCTTGCGAGCGGAATTGGAGTCCAATACCACGACATTCCAGTTGCCGCAGCATATTTCTTCCGGACTCTATTATCTCCGTATCTCCTCTGGCCACGGCCAGCAGATCATCAAGGTAGCGGTGAGATAAAAGCCGAGCGCTTAGTAGGCCGCCAGGAATTCAGGAAGATGTTTCAGAATATCGGCCGTCATTTCTGGTAAACCAAAACGATGTTGCCAGCCCCAGTCGGTGCGCGCACGCGAGTCGTCGATGGAGCGCGGCCATGAATCGGCGATGCTTTGGCGGAAGTCGGGTGTGTAGGAGATCTGAAAATCAGGGATATGTTTTTTGATCTCTGCCGTGATTTCCTGGGGACAGAAGCTCATGGCGGAGATGTTGTAGCTCGATCTCACTTTGATTTTTTCCGCTGGCGCTTCCATCAGGTCGATGGTGGCCTTCACGGCGTCGTCCATGTACATCATGGGCAGGTAAGTGTCGGACTTTAGAAAGCACTCGTATTTTTTTTCCGTCAGCGCCTGGAAAAAAATGTCTACGGCATAATCCGTGGTGCCGCCGCCGGGTTTTGTTTTGTAGCCGATGAGACCGGGATAGCGGAGGCTGCGCACATCCACCCCGTGTTTTTTGTGATACCAATCGCACCACCGTTCGCCAGCTTGTTTGCTGATGCCGTACACGGTTGTGGGATCCATGATCGTATCCTGCGGCGTATTAT carries:
- a CDS encoding NAD-dependent epimerase/dehydratase family protein is translated as MGKQKILVIGAGGQLGSELTQGLWKLHGKENVIATDIKEPEGVLGEGNFEILDVLKRDAFVDFVRKNKFTQVYHLAAVLSATGEKNPAFAWHLNMDGLITVLDAAVAYKIEKVYWPSSIAAFGPTTPKNNTPQDTIMDPTTVYGISKQAGERWCDWYHKKHGVDVRSLRYPGLIGYKTKPGGGTTDYAVDIFFQALTEKKYECFLKSDTYLPMMYMDDAVKATIDLMEAPAEKIKVRSSYNISAMSFCPQEITAEIKKHIPDFQISYTPDFRQSIADSWPRSIDDSRARTDWGWQHRFGLPEMTADILKHLPEFLAAY